The nucleotide sequence CCCGGCCCGAACCGGCCTGCCTGCCGGCAGGCAGGGACCCGGAGCTATTTGCCGCAGCACTTCTTGTACTTCTTGCCCGAGCCGCACGGGCAGGGGTCGTTGCGGCCGATCTTGGGCGCCTCCCTGTGGACCGTGGTGTTCGGCTTCTTCGAATCGTAGTAGTACCACTTGCCGTCGTCCGCCTTGCGGAACTCCGCTATCTCCTTGTGCTCCACCTCCTGCCCGCCCGATTCGTAGCGGCAGGTGAAGCGCACGAAGCCCACGTCGCCCTCCTCCGAGTGCTCCTCGATCGTGAGGCCCTGCCACTTCGACTCCTTCGACCAGCGCTCGATCTCCCTGCGGTCCTGCTTGCGGCGTATGTCCGGGTGGCAGCTGGCGACGATGAAGTCCACGTCGCACTTCACGTGCGCCTTGTAGCGCGCCTCGAGCATCGCCTTGGGGGAATTGGGCCATCCGAATCCGAACATGCGGTCCTCCATGATGACGTGGGCGTTCCGTAGCTTCAATGCGATAAAATCTCAAGAGGGATTTTGAGAGGCACGCAATTACCCCTTGAGGGATCGACTCTCGTCTGGTAACGGTACCTTTGAAAATCCGGCGGGGATGGAGTCCCCCTCAACCGCCGCTCCACGGCTGATGACTCCTGTTGCGCCGGCGCAAAGCGCCGGCCGGTTCGGGAGGCGTCATGTTTCAAAAACTCCTTTGGCTTGCTGTGGCGGGTGGCGCAGGCACGCTCTGCAGATACGGCCTCTCCGGCGCCGTGCACAGGTTTTTGGACAGCGCCTTCCCATGGGGCACGCTGGTCGTCAACGTCGCAGGGTGTTTCGCGGCCGGGGCCCTGTGGACTCTGTCCGAGGGATTCGCAACTCTCAGCGGCCAGACCCGAGTCATCATCTTCATAGGGTTCTTCGGCGCATTCACCACATTTTCGACCTTCATGCTTGAATCGGCAGAGCTCGTTCGTGCTGCCGAGTTTGCGGCCGCGCTGAAGAACGTGGCGCTGCAGAACGTCATCGGCATAGTCTGCGTCGCGGCGGGCATGATGCTCGTCCGCAGCTTGAGAGGGGGTTAGCCATGCACCTGCCTTCAGAGGCCCAGCTGCTTCGCATCTTCATCGGCGAGAGCGACCGCTCCGACGGCAAGCCTCTGTACGAGGCGATCGTGGAGCTTGCCCGCAAAGAGGGGCTCGCCGGGGCCACGGTGATAAGGGGGCTCATGGGTTTCGGCGCCGACAGCCGCATGCACACGGCGAAGATCCTGAGGCTCTCCGAGGATCTGCCCGTCATAGTCGAGATCGTGGACCGGCCTGAGCGGATCGGGGCGTTTCTCAGGATCATCGACCCCATGATCGATGAGGGGCTCGTGACGCTCGAGAAGGCGACCGTGATCGCCTACCGGCACCACAAGGGCCAGGACCTCTGAGGACGCTTGCCTGAAACCAACTCCCCTGGCTTTGGCAGATAAAAAAACGGCCCCTTGAGGGGCCGTTTCTCTGGTGGAGGCGGAGGGACATGTAACCCGCCGTTTTCACGGCGGCATGGACTATCTCTTCATCCCTATTCTGGGAGTCCGGCGTATTATAGGAGGCCTAGATTTGCCGTGAATTCACGACAGCACCTCCTATCATTTCAGTCTCTGCAGGGCCTTTTACGACCCCTCAGGATTGCCCGTTCATCTTGAACATCGATGCATCTTCGTTCACTTATCAAGAGGAATTAGGGTTTCCCTGATGTAAGCCGGATTTTATCACCGGGAATTGCTTCCCGGGGCGACCTTTGATCGCACCCTCGTCCGCGGAGGCTTTGTGAACGCATCTACATGCTTATTCCCTGTTTTGAGTTTCGCTCGAGAAGGCTCCCGGGGAAAGGATCCCCCTCAAGCTATCCCCGCTGTGTCTCGCCGCCCCTCGCCGGGGAGGACTCGGGACGGCCAGCCCGCTAGCGGCGTCTTCCGGCCCAGCGGGCGTCAGCCGGTCGACGTGCTACCCTATATTAGGCAGCAAGAGCCATAGGCTCGGCATTTCAGTGTTGTGCCATCGGTTTTACGACTCGATGACGGGTCGGCATGCAGCGCGCACTCCACATTCCGCGTCGAAATCTGTTTCGCCCCCGCCCGCCATATGATGACTGTGCTTCGGGTCCTGCCGCCGGATTTTCCCCCAATTTCGGCATCGGCTTAGTCGGCTCTGTACTTTTGGCATATCATTGAAAAGCCTGCTGGCGAAATTGGGTCCCCCTATCCGGCGTCACCCGAAGCCGAATAGGCATATGTCCGGAGGAGGTCTCCACTGCAGTTCATACAGCTGGCGGGAGCTCCACCTATTGAGTTGTCAAAGAGCCTGCGGCTGCTTCGGGTGGCGGCGGGGCGTGGATGCATGTTGAGCGGCGTGTGAATTCGCCGCGAATCAGAAGCCCTGTGACGCCCGCGGCGAAGAGACGCAGGCGAGCGAACGGCGTCTGAGTGAGCGAGCCGTAGCGAAACATGCATCCACGCCCCGCTGACCGGCCCCGAAGCCACTTACAGCATGTCATCTCTTCCCATTCAATTATACCACAATATCAATCGTGCGGCTTGCGTCTAACCGCCCGGGATAACTCGCGTTTCGACTCGCGGTCCCTGATGGCCGCCCGTTTGTCGTACTTGCGCTTGCCGCGGGCCAGCCCCAGCTCGACCTTCGCGCGCCCCTTCCTGAAGTAGAGCATAAGAGGCACCATGGTGTAGCCCTTCTGCCGGAGCGTGCCCAGGAGCTTGAGTATCTCGCGCGAGTGCAGCAGGAGCTTTCGCGTGCGCTTGGGCTCGTGGTTCGCGTACGAGGCGGGCGCGTACTGCGCGATGTGGGCGCCCACGAGCCACGCCTCGCCCCCCTTTATCATGGCGTACGCGTCGGAGAGCGATCCCTTGCCGTCGCGCAGGCTCTTCACCTCGCTGCCCTGGAGCACGAGCCCCGCCTCCATCCTGTCCTCGATGAAGAACTCGTGGAAGGCCTTGCGGTTCTTGGCCACGACCTTTATGTCCGATGCTTCCTTTTTGGGCATCTCACTCGCGGCAGATTTCCGTCCGCCTGCCGTACCTCTCGTCGAATGTGAGCTCCGCCAGGGGGATGCGGCTGCCCGGCTCGGGCGACTCCGCGGCCCTGCCCAGGGTGATGAGGGCAGCCACAAAGCAGTGATCGGGCACCGCGAGAACAGGCCTTATGGCTTCCTGCTCGTACATGGCGACCCAGCAGCTCCCGTACCCCAGGTCGGTCGCCGCCATGACGATGTGGTCGGCCGCGATCGCCGCGTCCCGCACCGC is from Pseudomonadota bacterium and encodes:
- a CDS encoding SEC-C domain-containing protein, producing MFGFGWPNSPKAMLEARYKAHVKCDVDFIVASCHPDIRRKQDRREIERWSKESKWQGLTIEEHSEEGDVGFVRFTCRYESGGQEVEHKEIAEFRKADDGKWYYYDSKKPNTTVHREAPKIGRNDPCPCGSGKKYKKCCGK
- a CDS encoding CrcB family protein is translated as MFQKLLWLAVAGGAGTLCRYGLSGAVHRFLDSAFPWGTLVVNVAGCFAAGALWTLSEGFATLSGQTRVIIFIGFFGAFTTFSTFMLESAELVRAAEFAAALKNVALQNVIGIVCVAAGMMLVRSLRGG
- a CDS encoding DUF190 domain-containing protein, which translates into the protein MHLPSEAQLLRIFIGESDRSDGKPLYEAIVELARKEGLAGATVIRGLMGFGADSRMHTAKILRLSEDLPVIVEIVDRPERIGAFLRIIDPMIDEGLVTLEKATVIAYRHHKGQDL
- the smpB gene encoding SsrA-binding protein SmpB; amino-acid sequence: MPKKEASDIKVVAKNRKAFHEFFIEDRMEAGLVLQGSEVKSLRDGKGSLSDAYAMIKGGEAWLVGAHIAQYAPASYANHEPKRTRKLLLHSREILKLLGTLRQKGYTMVPLMLYFRKGRAKVELGLARGKRKYDKRAAIRDRESKRELSRAVRRKPHD